The sequence CGAAGGTTTTTACAATTGCAAAAGGATTCATTCTACTTTGGGATATTTATCACCAGCAGAATATGAATCTGTCAAACGGAAGAAAATTGCTTAGTCACGTGTCCATTTTTTCGGGGCAATTCCAGTAATAAGGTTTTTAACGTTTGCTCAACTCTACTGCTACTAAGGTTTGACGACACAAATACTAAGGTTTAGAGGAAAAAACATGTTGAAGGCAGGGCCTGAAACTATGTTTTATATACCTGTTATGACTCTCTGTATGCAATTCATTCTTAATCAGTGTCAATCATCTTAATCAGCTTAATCATAGTTCAAGACATTTCTTAGTAGCAAACAGATAAACCAATGACCGTAACCTATAAGGAAAAATGTCAGTAAGGGAACCCCCTTTACCCCCCTTAATAAGGGGGGCGCTTCCAGCGGGGGATTCTTAAAATTGCCAGGGTTTAAACATGTCTCTGGACACGTTTGCTGTAAGATGATTCCTATAGAGATCCGATATACAATCATCGTCTCTTCTTCCACCAGTAAAGGTTAAGAAGCCAACCAACCTTACCCAACTTGTAACAGATACCCGCAGGGCACTACACTACGTCAACACAGAGGGGGTGGCGTAAGACCGGAGTCTTCGACGGGCTGAAGCCAGGGGGAGACTTCCCCTCCAAAAAATTCTTAAAAAAATCAAATCCCAAATCCTGTTTATCAAAATTCCAACATCTCCCTCAAAAACCCCACCGCCTTCAACTCCCTCCTTATATCCAGATGAAAACGGCAGTAATCCACAGCAAGCACACTCAATCGAATCAGATTTTCCGTAGAATAATCAAACTTTCCCGCCGAAGATTCCTTCTTTAACAGATAAGAAACCGCTGACCCGGGTATCCAGTTTGACTTCGACAACGAATAATCCGGAGCACACCTCCCGCAGATCATCACTGCCTTCTCCACCAGAAAATACCCTCCCTCTGTCTTTATCCGCTCCTCTCCGCATCGAGTGCACTTGTCAAATCCCACCCCGAACCCCATCAGTGCCATAAAATCAAAAATAAACCTCCACAGCACAGAAAAACTCTCATCCCTGCTTCCTGAGATTTCCAGATTGTCAAGAAATGAGTTCAGGAGCGAAAACAATTCCGGATTCGGATCGCTCTGGGTGATCGATAAAAGCAGGAGCTCGAAGGCGATATCCCTTAAAGTGGTCTTCTCTAAATTGCCACGCACCGAGGGGA comes from Fibrobacter sp. and encodes:
- the recO gene encoding DNA repair protein RecO, giving the protein MGIEKTSSVILSILPYRESSCIITLFTSHHGRVSGIAKGVRRNSKQTIPLERGFLIEHVVYFKSGRELQTLGDIRIDNYFPSVRGNLEKTTLRDIAFELLLLSITQSDPNPELFSLLNSFLDNLEISGSRDESFSVLWRFIFDFMALMGFGVGFDKCTRCGEERIKTEGGYFLVEKAVMICGRCAPDYSLSKSNWIPGSAVSYLLKKESSAGKFDYSTENLIRLSVLAVDYCRFHLDIRRELKAVGFLREMLEF